The Armatimonadota bacterium genome includes a window with the following:
- a CDS encoding copper amine oxidase N-terminal domain-containing protein, whose product MRRAWALLPLAVLLLAQAPTSEIRVVVDGERLAVEVPPVEVAGRVLVPLREIFERLGAEVGFAEATRTVHVRRGDMTVRLVVGGTVAWVNDRPTPLDVPVSVIRGRVMVPLRFVSEALGAVVEWDGASRTVVITSRPPSPPRGYGRPPGEHPASPAPVAVSLVHDARRPLRAGEVLTVVLRGTPGVRARFFLGDMAQGLSMVERLPGEYVGTYTVRRQDDLTEAPVFGRLASGSASSAVVPSALPVTLDPIPPRLVVAVPPGGVLLANQRPNLLVVADDGPGSGVREVRVVLRAGEVVQEAVSETGILAFAPLRPLPEGPVEVRVRVEDRAQNAVEHRWSFSVQTRGRAIRAVTFEPARPLREGEVLTVWVLGEPGGEATFTLEGMGEKVPMRELESGRYVGTYRVQPGDRLWNGQVRVTLKRRGGGVVRAATAGVILAARPPAPPVVERPRGGERVRSPLLVRGRAEPGDRVRVTLLSESTVGAVPVLIRLGGGEVLADSGGQWEKAFRFPPLFRGARLVLVALAVGPTGQESTPSAVLVTGE is encoded by the coding sequence ATGCGCCGCGCGTGGGCGTTGCTCCCCCTTGCCGTGCTTTTGCTGGCCCAGGCCCCGACCTCCGAGATCCGGGTGGTGGTGGACGGGGAGCGCCTTGCCGTGGAGGTCCCTCCCGTGGAGGTGGCCGGCCGTGTGCTCGTGCCTCTCCGGGAGATCTTCGAGCGCTTGGGGGCGGAGGTGGGGTTTGCGGAGGCCACGCGGACGGTGCACGTCCGCCGGGGGGACATGACGGTACGGCTGGTGGTGGGAGGTACGGTGGCGTGGGTAAACGACCGCCCCACGCCCCTGGACGTTCCCGTGTCGGTGATCCGGGGGCGGGTCATGGTGCCCCTCCGGTTCGTGAGCGAAGCTCTGGGAGCCGTGGTGGAGTGGGACGGGGCGAGCCGGACGGTGGTTATCACCAGTCGCCCCCCGTCTCCTCCCCGGGGGTACGGACGGCCTCCCGGAGAGCATCCCGCGAGTCCGGCCCCCGTGGCGGTCTCCCTCGTCCACGACGCCCGCAGACCCCTGCGGGCGGGAGAGGTCCTCACGGTGGTCCTCCGGGGGACGCCGGGAGTCCGGGCCCGCTTCTTCCTGGGGGATATGGCCCAGGGGTTGAGCATGGTGGAGCGTCTCCCAGGGGAGTACGTGGGCACGTACACCGTGCGCCGCCAGGACGACCTCACGGAGGCCCCGGTTTTCGGCCGGCTCGCCTCTGGGTCCGCTTCCAGCGCCGTAGTTCCATCTGCCCTTCCCGTGACGCTCGACCCCATCCCTCCTCGGCTGGTGGTAGCCGTCCCTCCGGGCGGGGTCCTCCTGGCGAACCAGCGTCCGAACCTCCTGGTGGTGGCGGACGATGGCCCAGGATCCGGCGTGCGGGAGGTGCGCGTGGTTCTGCGGGCGGGAGAGGTGGTGCAGGAGGCCGTCTCGGAAACGGGGATCCTCGCGTTCGCTCCCCTCCGCCCTCTTCCGGAGGGCCCGGTGGAGGTCCGGGTGCGGGTGGAGGATCGGGCACAAAACGCCGTCGAGCACCGGTGGTCCTTCTCGGTTCAGACCCGGGGCAGAGCCATCCGCGCGGTGACCTTCGAGCCCGCCCGCCCCCTCCGGGAAGGGGAGGTTCTAACCGTCTGGGTTCTCGGGGAGCCGGGGGGTGAGGCGACCTTCACCCTCGAGGGGATGGGGGAGAAGGTGCCCATGCGGGAGCTGGAGTCCGGGCGCTACGTGGGGACGTACAGGGTTCAGCCAGGCGACAGGTTGTGGAACGGCCAGGTTCGCGTCACCCTCAAGCGGCGGGGGGGAGGGGTGGTACGGGCCGCGACCGCGGGCGTGATCCTCGCGGCCCGGCCTCCTGCCCCACCCGTGGTGGAGCGACCCCGGGGAGGGGAGCGGGTTCGGTCTCCCCTCCTGGTCCGGGGTCGGGCTGAACCGGGGGATCGGGTACGGGTGACTCTCCTCTCCGAATCCACGGTCGGCGCCGTCCCCGTGCTCATCCGGCTCGGAGGGGGAGAGGTCCTCGCGGATTCAGGTGGGCAGTGGGAGAAGGCCTTTCGGTTCCCGCCCCTTTTTCGGGGTGCCCGCCTCGTCCTCGTGGCCTTGGCCGTGGGTCCCACGGGCCAGGAGTCCACACCTTCCGCGGTGCTGGTCACCGGGGAGTGA
- the coaE gene encoding dephospho-CoA kinase (Dephospho-CoA kinase (CoaE) performs the final step in coenzyme A biosynthesis.), with translation MKVVALTGGVASGKSTVARMLRNLGAEVLDADQVAREVVEPGQPALDEIAEAFGRDFLTPDGRLDRRKLAGVVFSDPEARRRLNAILHPRILARLRERLRELAGLRPQTVVVVDLPLLFDVPMPEFERLDAIVVYATPATQLRRLMSRDGLSEEEAEARLRAQVPLEEKLGRARWVVDNEGPLHRTREQVERIWEEILADP, from the coding sequence GTGAAGGTGGTGGCCCTCACCGGTGGGGTGGCGAGCGGGAAGAGCACGGTGGCCCGCATGTTGCGCAACCTGGGTGCGGAGGTGCTGGACGCAGACCAGGTGGCGCGGGAGGTCGTGGAGCCGGGTCAACCCGCCCTGGACGAGATCGCGGAGGCCTTCGGGAGGGACTTCCTCACCCCGGACGGCCGGCTCGACCGTCGGAAGCTCGCGGGCGTCGTCTTCTCGGATCCGGAGGCCCGTCGGAGGCTCAACGCCATCCTGCACCCCAGGATCCTCGCCCGGCTCCGGGAGCGGCTGCGGGAATTGGCGGGCTTGCGGCCCCAGACCGTGGTGGTGGTGGACCTTCCCCTGCTCTTCGATGTCCCCATGCCGGAGTTCGAGCGGCTGGACGCCATCGTGGTGTACGCCACGCCCGCTACCCAGCTGCGGCGCCTCATGAGCCGGGACGGCCTGAGCGAGGAGGAAGCGGAGGCCCGGCTGCGGGCGCAGGTACCGCTGGAGGAGAAGCTCGGCCGGGCCCGGTGGGTGGTGGACAACGAGGGACCCTTGCACCGGACCCGCGAGCAGGTGGAGCGGATATGGGAGGAGATCCTGGCGGACCCCTGA
- a CDS encoding 8-oxo-dGTP diphosphatase, which translates to MTIRAVLCYIVRDGEVLLLRKAAGLWGEGKWNAPGGKVLPGEDPREAAVRETYEETGLRVGSLRHRGVLHFTFGGGVLPDWIVDVYWTDACVGEMRAGDEGELRWFPLDRLPYDEMWPDDRLWLPHLLAGRRFRGRFHFDGAAQHLLHYELSVEPEDAP; encoded by the coding sequence ATGACCATCCGCGCGGTGCTGTGCTACATCGTCCGGGACGGGGAGGTGCTCCTCCTCCGCAAGGCGGCAGGCCTGTGGGGGGAGGGGAAGTGGAACGCGCCCGGCGGGAAGGTGTTGCCCGGAGAGGATCCCCGGGAGGCCGCGGTGCGGGAGACCTACGAGGAGACCGGTCTCCGGGTCGGTTCCCTCCGGCACCGGGGTGTGCTGCACTTCACCTTCGGCGGGGGCGTGCTTCCGGACTGGATCGTGGACGTGTACTGGACGGACGCCTGTGTGGGGGAGATGCGGGCCGGGGACGAGGGAGAACTGCGGTGGTTTCCCCTCGACCGGCTCCCGTACGACGAGATGTGGCCAGACGACCGGCTGTGGCTCCCGCACCTGCTGGCGGGCCGGCGGTTTCGGGGCCGCTTCCACTTCGACGGGGCCGCCCAGCACCTGCTGCACTACGAGCTGTCCGTGGAGCCCGAGGACGCTCCGTGA
- the polA gene encoding DNA polymerase I — MVLDASGLVYRAFYALPYLTTRDGRPTNAVYGFTTMLLKVLEEERPTHLAAAFDRPAPTFRHATYRPYKATRPQMPDDLRPQIHLVRRVCQAFRVPVFEVEGYEADDVIATLAHHAEAAGFEVLVVTGDLDLLQVVTERTKVMVTSRGLTETTVYDGARVRERFGVQPARLADLKALCGDPSDNLPGVPGVGEVTAARLVQRFGSVEELLERLEEVPPNLRERLRQAREQVLHSKRLALLVRDVPLRVDWEDLRVRPYDPREVAEVFAELEFKSLLDRLGLAPVHHEAGRYAQAPDWTPRPAEWVAVALDPEGKPMEGAVTGVALCARPGEATYVPVRGPVPPGVAAVLEGGVRKISADVKADLVRLRRMGLRPQGFAFDVGLASYLLNPGRRAHDLRTVAWEQIRWRLSEDGAQGLPLGERWRRVCEEADVLRRLPPLLLQAMREREVERVYWEIEMPLVEVLAEMELVGVAVDVPYLQELGRELRARLRALAEEIYALAGMEFNLSSPKQLGFVLFEKLGLPRLKRTKTGYSTDAEVLEALAAHHEVVAKILEHRELSKLLSTYVEVLPRLVNPHTGRVHTTFNQTGTATGRLSSQDPNLQNIPVRTEEGRKIRRAFIAEPGRALLSADYNQIELRILAHVSGDAALQGVFRAGRDIHAEVGSEVFGLPPDQLTPEHRRVAKVINYGIVYGISPYGLAQRIGCSPAEAERYIQRYFETFPGVRVYLERTVAEARRRGYVTTLLGRRRYLPDLNSRNRSVREAAERAALNTPIQGSQADLIKLAMIRIHREVLPHFPRSHMILQVHDELVFEAPQEEVQALGRAVREAMQGAMALDVPVEVEVRAGPNWRDLEPV; from the coding sequence GTGGTGCTGGACGCCAGCGGCCTCGTGTACCGGGCCTTCTATGCCCTCCCGTACCTCACCACCCGTGACGGCCGCCCCACCAACGCCGTGTACGGCTTCACCACCATGCTCCTCAAGGTCCTGGAGGAAGAGCGCCCCACCCACCTCGCCGCGGCCTTCGACCGTCCCGCTCCCACTTTCCGGCACGCGACCTACCGGCCCTACAAGGCCACCCGGCCCCAGATGCCAGATGATCTGCGGCCGCAGATCCACCTCGTCCGACGGGTGTGCCAGGCCTTTCGCGTGCCCGTGTTCGAGGTGGAGGGTTACGAGGCAGACGACGTGATCGCCACCCTGGCGCACCACGCGGAGGCCGCGGGGTTCGAGGTCCTGGTGGTTACGGGGGACCTGGATCTCCTGCAGGTGGTCACGGAGCGGACGAAGGTGATGGTCACAAGCCGCGGCCTCACGGAGACCACGGTCTACGACGGAGCCCGGGTGCGGGAACGCTTCGGGGTGCAGCCCGCGCGGCTGGCGGACCTCAAGGCCCTGTGCGGGGACCCCTCGGACAATCTGCCCGGCGTCCCCGGGGTGGGAGAGGTGACCGCGGCACGGTTGGTGCAGCGGTTCGGAAGCGTCGAGGAGCTCCTGGAACGGCTCGAGGAGGTCCCCCCCAACCTCCGGGAGCGCCTGAGGCAGGCCAGGGAGCAAGTCCTGCACAGCAAGCGGCTTGCGCTCCTCGTGCGCGATGTCCCCCTGCGGGTGGACTGGGAGGACCTGCGGGTGCGGCCATACGACCCGCGGGAGGTGGCCGAGGTGTTCGCGGAACTGGAGTTCAAGAGCCTCTTGGACCGTCTGGGACTTGCCCCGGTGCACCACGAGGCGGGCCGCTACGCGCAGGCTCCGGACTGGACTCCACGGCCCGCGGAGTGGGTGGCGGTGGCCCTGGATCCGGAAGGGAAGCCCATGGAGGGTGCCGTGACCGGGGTGGCCCTCTGCGCGCGGCCCGGGGAAGCCACGTACGTGCCCGTGAGGGGGCCCGTCCCTCCGGGGGTTGCCGCGGTGCTGGAGGGAGGGGTCCGCAAGATCAGCGCGGATGTGAAGGCAGACCTCGTGCGCCTGAGGCGCATGGGGCTACGGCCTCAGGGCTTTGCCTTCGATGTGGGACTCGCGTCCTACCTTCTCAACCCCGGGCGGCGGGCGCACGATCTCCGCACCGTGGCGTGGGAGCAGATCCGGTGGCGGCTTTCGGAAGACGGAGCGCAGGGATTGCCGCTGGGGGAGCGGTGGCGGCGGGTGTGCGAGGAGGCAGACGTGCTCCGGCGTCTCCCGCCGCTCCTGCTGCAGGCCATGCGGGAGCGGGAGGTGGAACGGGTCTACTGGGAGATCGAGATGCCCCTGGTGGAGGTCCTGGCGGAGATGGAGCTGGTGGGGGTGGCGGTGGACGTGCCCTACCTCCAGGAACTGGGCCGGGAGCTGCGGGCCCGGTTGCGGGCCCTGGCGGAGGAGATCTACGCCCTGGCGGGTATGGAGTTCAACCTGAGTTCGCCCAAGCAGCTCGGGTTCGTGCTCTTCGAGAAGCTGGGACTGCCCCGCCTCAAACGCACGAAGACCGGGTACTCCACGGACGCGGAGGTCCTGGAGGCCCTGGCGGCCCACCACGAGGTGGTGGCGAAGATCCTGGAGCACCGGGAGCTCTCCAAGCTCCTGTCCACGTACGTGGAGGTGCTCCCGAGGCTGGTGAACCCGCACACGGGCCGGGTGCACACCACCTTCAACCAGACGGGGACGGCCACGGGTCGGCTCAGCTCCCAGGACCCCAACCTCCAGAACATCCCCGTCCGGACGGAGGAGGGACGGAAGATCCGCAGGGCCTTCATCGCGGAGCCGGGGAGAGCCCTGCTCTCCGCGGACTACAACCAGATCGAGCTGCGCATCCTCGCGCACGTCTCAGGCGATGCGGCCCTGCAGGGGGTGTTCCGGGCGGGCCGGGACATCCACGCGGAGGTCGGAAGCGAGGTCTTCGGCCTACCGCCCGACCAGCTCACGCCGGAGCACCGCCGGGTGGCCAAGGTGATCAACTACGGCATCGTGTACGGGATCAGCCCCTATGGCCTCGCGCAGCGGATCGGGTGCAGCCCCGCGGAGGCGGAGCGGTACATCCAGCGCTACTTCGAGACCTTCCCGGGCGTCCGGGTTTACCTGGAGCGCACGGTGGCGGAAGCCCGCCGGAGGGGGTACGTGACCACTCTCCTCGGCCGCCGCCGGTACCTGCCGGATCTGAATAGCCGCAACCGCTCCGTGCGGGAAGCCGCGGAGCGGGCCGCGCTCAACACCCCCATCCAGGGCTCCCAGGCGGACCTCATCAAGCTGGCCATGATCCGGATCCACCGGGAGGTCCTGCCCCACTTCCCCCGTAGCCACATGATCCTTCAGGTGCACGACGAGCTGGTCTTCGAGGCCCCCCAGGAAGAGGTACAGGCGCTGGGCAGAGCCGTGCGGGAGGCGATGCAAGGGGCCATGGCTCTGGACGTGCCCGTGGAGGTGGAGGTCAGGGCCGGGCCGAACTGGCGGGACCTGGAGCCGGTATGA